From the Terriglobia bacterium genome, the window TCTGAGCGATTTAGTGGCGTGGAGCAACATTCCCCTCCGTTTTCAAGGAGGGGTGGCCGAGCGATCAAACCGTTAGAACGCGAGGACGGGGTGGTTGGTAAAACGTCGCGAAGCCTCCTCATCTACGCTCGCGAAGCGCACCTTATTTTGTTGGAATTTACTAACCGCCCCGTCTGCGCCGTCAAGGAATGGGCACATCTATTGATGGCGCAGCCACCCCGCCTTGCAAAGGCGGGGAATGTCCAACTCCCAACTTTTTTGCAAAGCCGTCACCTCGTCAGGTGCCGGTACTTGATCCTGTGCGGCTGATCTGCAGCCGCGCCGAGGCGGGCGCGGCGATCCGTTTCGTAGTCGGAATAGTTCCCTTCAAACCAAACCACGCGGCTTTCGCCTTCGAACGCAAGGATGTGTGTCGCGACGCGGTCGAGAAACCAGCGATCGTGGCTGATGACGACGGCGCAGCCGGCGAAATTCTCCAGCGCTTCTTCGAGCGCGCGGAGCGTGTTGACATCGAGATCGTTGGTGGGCTCGTCGAGCAGGAGGACGTTGGCTCCCTCTTTGAGCATCTTCGCCAGATGGACGCGGTTCCGCTCGCCGCCCGATAGATTTCCGACCTTCTTCTGCTGATCGCTTCCGGAAAAATTGAAACGAGCGACGTAGGCGCGCGAATTCACTTCCCGCGAACCGAGCGCGATGTTGTCCAGACCGTCTGTGATTTCCTGCCACACGGTTTTGTCCGAATCCAGGACGTCACGGCTTTGATCCACATAAGCGAGCGTCACGGTCTCGCCGAGCCGTATCGAACCGGCATCGGATGTTTCCTGGCCGGTGATCAGCCGGAACAATGTCGTCTTTCCGGCTCCATTCGGACCGATGACTCCGACGATGCCGCCCGGAGGAAGGCGGAAATTCATATCCTCGAACAGCAGATTCTCGCCGTACGCCTTTTTCACCCCGGCCGCTTCGATAACGACCTGGCCCAGACGAGGGCCGGCGGGAATGAAGATCTCGAGATCCTGCGCGCGCTTCTCCGTCTCGTTGCTGAGGAGCGTTTCATAGGAGGTGATGCGCGCTTTTCCCTTGGCGTGACGTCCCTTGGGCGACATGTGAATCCAGTCGAGCTCACGCTGCAGAGTTTTCTGACGTTCGGTCTGCGCCTTCTCTTCCTGCTCCAGGCGCAATTTCTTCTGTTCCAGCCACGATGAGTAATTGCCCTGCCAGGGGATGCCATGGCCGCGATCGAGCTCGAGAATCCACCCCGCAACGTTGTCGAGGAAGTAGCGGTCGTGAGTGACGGCAATTACAGTGCCTTCGTATTGCTGGATGTGATGTTCCAGCCACGCGACGGATTCCGCATCCAGATGATTGGTCGGCTCATCCAGAAGCAGAATATCCGGCTTCTGCAGCAGCAGACGGCAAAGCGCGACGCGTCTCTTCTCGCCGCCGGACAGCACGTTGATCGTGGTTTCCGGCGGCGGGCAGCGCAGTGCGTCCATCGCCATTTCGAGGCGCGAATCCAGGTCCCAGGCCTGGGAGGCATCCAGCTTCTCCTGAACTTTGCCCTGGCGATCGAGCAACTCCGACATTTCATCGTCGGACATCGGTTCGGCGAATTTGCCGTTGATCTCGTCGTACTCACGCAGAAGATCGACAATCGGCTGGACGCCCTGTTCGACGATCTCCCGCACGGTTTTGGCGGGATCGAGCTGCGGCTCCTGCTCCAGATAACCGATGCTGAAACCGGGCGAGACCGTCGTTTTCCCCAGAAACTCCTGATCCACGCCGGACAGAACGCGCAGGAGCGAGCTCTTTCCGGAGCCGTTCAAGCCGATGACGCCGATCTTGGCTCCGTAAAAATACGAGAGATAGATGTCCTTAAGGACGGCTTTCTTATCGTAGTACTTGCTTACTCCAATCATGGAGTAAATGACTTTGTTTGGAACGGTGCTCATGAGGGCGGATTTGAACTATCTCGATTTGAAGCTGGCCAAGGCGTCTTCCTCGGACTCGTGCACGTCGAAGACGGAGTACAGCTTCGTAAACTGCAGGAGGTCGGTTACCTGCCGGCCGGGATTGGCCAGCTTGAGTTCGCCCCAGGCCTTGCGGTCTCTGCTTTCGCATTGAGGGCATGGATCCCAATTGCCTTCGTCATCTTTGAATACGGTCGCGCCGCACTTGGCGCAAGTCGTCTGGGTGACGGTACCGAGGGCCATGATCAGCTCGCCGAGACCGCTGCTGTCGACATAGGAAACGTCTTTCAAATTGAGCAGAATCTTGTTGTGCCCTTTCGCGACTTCATCACGGATCGTCTGGCGGAATGCGGTCAGAGCGTCGCCGGACGTGATCTTTCCGGCGAGATCCACAATGAACACCGCATCAGCCCTTCTGGTGGTGAGCTTGAAATCCATAAGCCGCCTATTCTAGCGCTTCTCGGGCACCCAATCGATAATCGCTTTAAGGATCGTATCGGGCTCGACTCTTTCCGCCTCGCCTTCGAAGTTCAAAATGATCCGGTGCCGGAGCGCCGGAAGCACAACATGCCGGATATCTTCGAAAGCGACCTCCGGCCGGCCGCTGAGCAGAGCCCGGACTTTGCCGCCGATCGCCAGCGCCTGCGCGCCGCGCGGGCTGGCGCCGTAGCGTAGAAATTTCTTCGTTTGCTCGTGCGCGAGCGCGGTGCTCGGCTGCGTTGCCATGACGATCCGGATGGCATAATCCTGCACCGCATCGGAAAGCGGAACGCCTAGCGCGGTGTCGCGCAACTGGAGGATTTTCTGCGCGTCCCACACGCGCTCCACAACCGGCTCTTCGAGATAGGTTGTGCGGTCCAGGATGGTGTGGATGTCGTCCACTGGCGGAAACTCCATCTTCAGTTTCAGGAAAAACCGGTCGAGCTGCGCTTCCGGCAGCGGATACGTCGCTTCGAGCTCGAGCGGATTCAAGGTCGCCAGGACGACGAACGGCTGGTCCAGTTTGTAGGTCTGTTTTCCGACGGTGACCGTCTTCTCCTGCATCGCTTCGAGCAGCGCGGACTGCGTCTTGGGCGTCGCCCTGTTGATCTCGTCGGCCAGGATGATGTTTGAGAAAATCGGCCCGGGCTGGAAATCGAGGAATTTGTCGCCGGCTTCGTTTTCCTGAACGACGTTGGTGCCGACGATGTCCGCCGGCATCAGATCGGGAGTGAACTGGATTCGCGACGATCGCAGATGCAGCGCATCACTCAGCGTCTGGACGAGCTTGGTTTTGCCCAGACCGGGAACGCCTTCGAGCAGAACGTGTCCCTTGCCGAGAATCGCCATCAGGATGTCGTCGATAATGTCGGAGTATCCGACGATGACCTTCGAAATCTCCCGATGAACGCGCTGGAACTCGCTCTTGAAGGAGTCCGCCGAAAGTACATCAGATACCGGGTTCGCCATTTACCTCTCCTGGACCGACCACGTTATCGCAAGCACGGCGGAGGCGTAAACTGGAATCGTGATCATCTTCGGACATCGCGGCGCGCCGGGATATCCAAGGCGGGCTGAAAACACCATCGGTTCTTTCACCAGGGCGCTGCAATTCGGGGCGACGGGTCTCGAATTCGACGTCCGGCGGTGCAGCGATGGGCAAATCGTTGTCATCCATGACGACACGGTGGACCGCACAACGGACGGCTGCGGCCGCGTTGCCGAACTCACTTATGAACAATTGCTTCGATTCGACGCCGGCGGGGGTGAACCGATTCCTTTGCTTTCCACTGTCCTCGATCAATTCGGCTCAAAATGTCTTTTGAACATCGAATTAAAGGACAGCGGAATCGCCGGAGACATCAAAGAAATGGTCCTGGAAAGACGGCTGGAACGGCAGGTCATCGTTTCCTGCTTCGACTGGAACGAACTGAAG encodes:
- the ettA gene encoding energy-dependent translational throttle protein EttA; protein product: MSTVPNKVIYSMIGVSKYYDKKAVLKDIYLSYFYGAKIGVIGLNGSGKSSLLRVLSGVDQEFLGKTTVSPGFSIGYLEQEPQLDPAKTVREIVEQGVQPIVDLLREYDEINGKFAEPMSDDEMSELLDRQGKVQEKLDASQAWDLDSRLEMAMDALRCPPPETTINVLSGGEKRRVALCRLLLQKPDILLLDEPTNHLDAESVAWLEHHIQQYEGTVIAVTHDRYFLDNVAGWILELDRGHGIPWQGNYSSWLEQKKLRLEQEEKAQTERQKTLQRELDWIHMSPKGRHAKGKARITSYETLLSNETEKRAQDLEIFIPAGPRLGQVVIEAAGVKKAYGENLLFEDMNFRLPPGGIVGVIGPNGAGKTTLFRLITGQETSDAGSIRLGETVTLAYVDQSRDVLDSDKTVWQEITDGLDNIALGSREVNSRAYVARFNFSGSDQQKKVGNLSGGERNRVHLAKMLKEGANVLLLDEPTNDLDVNTLRALEEALENFAGCAVVISHDRWFLDRVATHILAFEGESRVVWFEGNYSDYETDRRARLGAAADQPHRIKYRHLTR
- a CDS encoding STAS domain-containing protein; this encodes MDFKLTTRRADAVFIVDLAGKITSGDALTAFRQTIRDEVAKGHNKILLNLKDVSYVDSSGLGELIMALGTVTQTTCAKCGATVFKDDEGNWDPCPQCESRDRKAWGELKLANPGRQVTDLLQFTKLYSVFDVHESEEDALASFKSR
- a CDS encoding MoxR family ATPase, coding for MANPVSDVLSADSFKSEFQRVHREISKVIVGYSDIIDDILMAILGKGHVLLEGVPGLGKTKLVQTLSDALHLRSSRIQFTPDLMPADIVGTNVVQENEAGDKFLDFQPGPIFSNIILADEINRATPKTQSALLEAMQEKTVTVGKQTYKLDQPFVVLATLNPLELEATYPLPEAQLDRFFLKLKMEFPPVDDIHTILDRTTYLEEPVVERVWDAQKILQLRDTALGVPLSDAVQDYAIRIVMATQPSTALAHEQTKKFLRYGASPRGAQALAIGGKVRALLSGRPEVAFEDIRHVVLPALRHRIILNFEGEAERVEPDTILKAIIDWVPEKR
- a CDS encoding glycerophosphodiester phosphodiesterase family protein; its protein translation is MIIFGHRGAPGYPRRAENTIGSFTRALQFGATGLEFDVRRCSDGQIVVIHDDTVDRTTDGCGRVAELTYEQLLRFDAGGGEPIPLLSTVLDQFGSKCLLNIELKDSGIAGDIKEMVLERRLERQVIVSCFDWNELKPLIPAVPIALLSSRLEGLLSSAVELHAAAIHPRRDLVTRSLMECTREQKLAVHAWTVNDPSEISYFRGLGIEGIFTDFPERCSTPAS